In the genome of Oncorhynchus mykiss isolate Arlee chromosome 18, USDA_OmykA_1.1, whole genome shotgun sequence, one region contains:
- the LOC118941173 gene encoding uncharacterized protein LOC118941173 isoform X2, protein MEVEQRQTGGSYPQDQFRPASHTSGSVQREATYRGTGYNTLGGFASSSLQPAPRGSGSIPSSFTSAQTKGKRTRAKNTDISLSGSIASGSSVTHNKHQTKASRTYGQSVTDPSALRPVSSWEVKRIQANTLRTVQPHSGSSGLVQNPDVVFNVQSRTASNLKPSTPNYGSTQSEFVQTLSRGAPRLYGQTTSLTHYVQDLKQGSSFPSLAFKGPMEISARSISTPDREVPSSASSQTSFRPGPLSFGSTEGGSATNSYKPSFSQDVMQYQSNSASRSVSTSNQYAQTSGQRIAGASTSSRGMPTSSLASRSSLFRPSSTASGNSYGAYKPGSDLGASPSLFASNQGGRGSTYSQNLLAKPAQGKYGQMSAQWGSYQPSYAASSGPVSSLFSSTQAASSSTFIQNAPATAQKPSGSKPVPSQRYQPSYLFNAVKSNTEPLV, encoded by the coding sequence ATGGAAGTTGAGCAGAGGCAAACAGGTGGCAGCTATCCCCAGGATCAATTCAGACCAGCCTCTCACACTTCTGGTTCGGTCCAGAGAGAAGCTACTTACCGCGGGACTGGCTACAACACACTCGGAGGCTTTGCTTCAAGCTCCCTCCAGCCAGCCCCAAGGGGCTCTGGATCTATCCCCAGCAGCTTTACCTCCGCCCAGACAAAGGGTAAGAGGACCCGTGCCAAGAATACTGACATTAGCCTCTCTGGTTCTATAGCCAGTGGATCCTCTGTCACCCACAACAAGCATCAAACCAAGGCCAGCAGAACCTATGGTCAAAGTGTCACTGACCCCAGTGCATTAAGGCCAGTTTCAAGTTGGGAGGTAAAGCGAATCCAGGCCAACACTCTTCGTACTGTACAGCCTCACTCCGGCAGCTCTGGACTAGTCCAGAATCCTGATGTTGTGTTTAATGTCCAGAGTAGAACTGCCTCTAACCTGAAACCATCTACTCCTAACTATGGCTCTACCCAGAGCGAATTTGTCCAGACTCTGAGTAGAGGAGCTCCCAGGCTCTATGGTCAAACTACCTCCCTCACCCACTATgtccaggacctgaagcaagggaGCAGCTTCCCTTCCCTGGCTTTCAAGGGACCAATGGAGATCTCTGCCCGGTCAATTTCCACTCCTGACCGTGAAGTTCCCTCAAGTGCTTCTTCACAAACTTCATTTAGACCAGGTCCTCTGAGTTTTGGTTCTACTGAAGGTGGGAGTGCAACAAACAGCTACAAGCCTAGCTTCTCCCAAGATGTCATGCAATACCAGAGCAACTCTGCCAGTAGAAGTGTTTCAACTTCCAATCAATATGCCCAAACCTCTGGCCAGAGAATAGCTGGAGCCTCTACCTCAAGTCGCGGCATGCCCACTTCTAGCCTGGCCTCTCGCTCCAGTCTTTTTCGCCCCAGCTCTACAGCTAGTGGAAACTCCTATGGCGCCTACAAGCCTGGCTCTGACCTTGGTGCAAGCCCAAGCCTGTTTGCCTCTAACCAAGGTGGAAGGGGTTCAACATACAGCCAGAATCTCCTTGCAAAACCTGCCCAAGGGAAGTACGGACAAATGTCTGCTCAGTGGGGGAGCTACCAGCCCAGCTATGCTGCCAGTAGTGGGCCAGTCTCCAGCCTCTTCAGTTCTACCCAGGCTGCCAGTTCTTCAACATTCATCCAGAATGCTCCTGCCACAGCCCAGAAGCCAAGTGGCTCTAAACCTGTCCCCAGTCAACGCTATCAGCCCAGCTATTTGTTCAATGCAGTGAAGTCCAACACAGAGCCTCTTGTCTAG
- the LOC118941173 gene encoding uncharacterized protein LOC118941173 isoform X1, with product MAFGINLGIMFLCSLFAEHSSFTWAPRDAQRVRGYGFSGSSRMEVEQRQTGGSYPQDQFRPASHTSGSVQREATYRGTGYNTLGGFASSSLQPAPRGSGSIPSSFTSAQTKGKRTRAKNTDISLSGSIASGSSVTHNKHQTKASRTYGQSVTDPSALRPVSSWEVKRIQANTLRTVQPHSGSSGLVQNPDVVFNVQSRTASNLKPSTPNYGSTQSEFVQTLSRGAPRLYGQTTSLTHYVQDLKQGSSFPSLAFKGPMEISARSISTPDREVPSSASSQTSFRPGPLSFGSTEGGSATNSYKPSFSQDVMQYQSNSASRSVSTSNQYAQTSGQRIAGASTSSRGMPTSSLASRSSLFRPSSTASGNSYGAYKPGSDLGASPSLFASNQGGRGSTYSQNLLAKPAQGKYGQMSAQWGSYQPSYAASSGPVSSLFSSTQAASSSTFIQNAPATAQKPSGSKPVPSQRYQPSYLFNAVKSNTEPLV from the exons ATGGCTTTTGGAATTAATTTGGG GATTATGTTCCTTTGCTCATTGTTTGCAGAGCACTCCAGTTTTACATGGGCTCCACGTG ATGCCCAGAGAGTAAGAGGCTATGGGTTTTCTGGCTCTTCCAGAATGGAAGTTGAGCAGAGGCAAACAGGTGGCAGCTATCCCCAGGATCAATTCAGACCAGCCTCTCACACTTCTGGTTCGGTCCAGAGAGAAGCTACTTACCGCGGGACTGGCTACAACACACTCGGAGGCTTTGCTTCAAGCTCCCTCCAGCCAGCCCCAAGGGGCTCTGGATCTATCCCCAGCAGCTTTACCTCCGCCCAGACAAAGGGTAAGAGGACCCGTGCCAAGAATACTGACATTAGCCTCTCTGGTTCTATAGCCAGTGGATCCTCTGTCACCCACAACAAGCATCAAACCAAGGCCAGCAGAACCTATGGTCAAAGTGTCACTGACCCCAGTGCATTAAGGCCAGTTTCAAGTTGGGAGGTAAAGCGAATCCAGGCCAACACTCTTCGTACTGTACAGCCTCACTCCGGCAGCTCTGGACTAGTCCAGAATCCTGATGTTGTGTTTAATGTCCAGAGTAGAACTGCCTCTAACCTGAAACCATCTACTCCTAACTATGGCTCTACCCAGAGCGAATTTGTCCAGACTCTGAGTAGAGGAGCTCCCAGGCTCTATGGTCAAACTACCTCCCTCACCCACTATgtccaggacctgaagcaagggaGCAGCTTCCCTTCCCTGGCTTTCAAGGGACCAATGGAGATCTCTGCCCGGTCAATTTCCACTCCTGACCGTGAAGTTCCCTCAAGTGCTTCTTCACAAACTTCATTTAGACCAGGTCCTCTGAGTTTTGGTTCTACTGAAGGTGGGAGTGCAACAAACAGCTACAAGCCTAGCTTCTCCCAAGATGTCATGCAATACCAGAGCAACTCTGCCAGTAGAAGTGTTTCAACTTCCAATCAATATGCCCAAACCTCTGGCCAGAGAATAGCTGGAGCCTCTACCTCAAGTCGCGGCATGCCCACTTCTAGCCTGGCCTCTCGCTCCAGTCTTTTTCGCCCCAGCTCTACAGCTAGTGGAAACTCCTATGGCGCCTACAAGCCTGGCTCTGACCTTGGTGCAAGCCCAAGCCTGTTTGCCTCTAACCAAGGTGGAAGGGGTTCAACATACAGCCAGAATCTCCTTGCAAAACCTGCCCAAGGGAAGTACGGACAAATGTCTGCTCAGTGGGGGAGCTACCAGCCCAGCTATGCTGCCAGTAGTGGGCCAGTCTCCAGCCTCTTCAGTTCTACCCAGGCTGCCAGTTCTTCAACATTCATCCAGAATGCTCCTGCCACAGCCCAGAAGCCAAGTGGCTCTAAACCTGTCCCCAGTCAACGCTATCAGCCCAGCTATTTGTTCAATGCAGTGAAGTCCAACACAGAGCCTCTTGTCTAG